Proteins encoded in a region of the Phaenicophaeus curvirostris isolate KB17595 chromosome 1, BPBGC_Pcur_1.0, whole genome shotgun sequence genome:
- the DHRS12 gene encoding dehydrogenase/reductase SDR family member 12 isoform X2: MVNNRELTEDGLERNFATNTLGTYILTTALLPLLEKEADARVITVSSGGMLVQKLNISDLQSANGTFDGTMVYAQNKRQQVVLTEQWAKAHRSIHFSVMHPGWADTPAVRSSMPDFYQRMKDTLRTEVQGADTVVWLAVSSEATQLPSGLFFQDRQPVSTHLPLASTRSPPEDEEKLMEMLEELSQRFKSTSPGS, encoded by the exons ATGGTGAATAACAGAGAATTAACTGAAGATGGACTTGAAAGAAACTTTGCAACGAACACCTTGG GTACATACATTTTGACAACTGCCTTGCTGCCCCTCCTGGAAAAAGAAGCTGATGCCAGAGTG ATCACTGTCTCTTCTGGGGGCATGCTCGTTCAAAAGTTAAACATATCTGACTTGCAGTCAGCAAATGGGACCTTTGATGGAACCATGGTTTATGCACAAAACAAG AGACAGCAAGTTGTCTTGACGGAACAATGGGCAAAAGCTCACAGAAGCATCCATTTCTCTGTTATGCACCCCGGCTGGGCAGACACTCCAG CTGTGAGATCGTCAATGCCAGATTTCTATCAGAGGATGAAGGATACTCTGCGCACAGAGGTCCAAGGAGCTGATACTGTTGTATGGTTGGCAGTATCATCTGAAGCAACACAGTTACCAAGCGGATTGTTCTTCCAAG ACAGGCAACCAGTCTCTACACACTTACCGCTGGCAAGCACTCGCAGTCCACCAGAGGACGAAGAGAAACTGATGGAGATGCTGGAAGAGTTGTCCCAGAGGTTTAAATCCACTTCTCCAGGAAGTTAG